One region of Manis pentadactyla isolate mManPen7 chromosome 9, mManPen7.hap1, whole genome shotgun sequence genomic DNA includes:
- the LOC118933080 gene encoding olfactory receptor 51I2-like, with translation MGGNPDNSSELPPFTLTGLPGLESSQHWMFLLLGTLYIVSIVGNALILFIIKEEQSLHQPMYYFLSLLSVNDLGVSFSTLPTVLATFCFHLRNINSDCCMAQMFFIHLFSFMESGILLVMSFDRYVAICNPLHYATVLTDAHVVRMGMSVLIRSFCMVFPLPFLLKRLPFCKANVLSHAYCLHPDLIRLPCGDTRVNNIFGQFLVITNFGLDSALILLSYVLILHSVFAIASQKERLKTLNTCVSHMCAVLTFYVPMVGVSMLARYGKQAPQYVHTLMSLVYLFVPPMLNPVIYSIKTKEIRRRLCKILLGTKT, from the coding sequence ATGGGAGGAAACCCTGACAACAGCTCAGAGTTGCCTCCTTTCACCCTGACAGGGCTCCCAGGGCTGGAGTCCTCCCAACACTGGATGTTTCTGCTCCTTGGTACTCTCTACATTGTTTCCATTGTGGGCAATGCCCTTATCCTTTTCATTATCAAGGAGGAGCAGAGCTTGCATCAGCCTATGTACTACTTCCTGTCCCTGCTATCAGTTAATGACCTAGGTGTGTCTTTTTCCACACTACCCACAGTGCTGGCCACATTTTGTTTCCACTTAAGGAATATCAACTCTGATTGTTGCATGGCTCAAATGTTCTTTATCCACCTCTTCTCCTTCATGGAGTCTGGGATCCTGCTGGTTATGAGCTTTGATCGGTATGTGGCCATCTGTAACCCACTGCACTATGCCACAGTGCTCACTGATGCCCACGTGGTGCGCATGGGCATGTCTGTCCTCATCCGCAGTTTCTGCATGGTTTTCCCACTGCCTTTCCTTCTGAAGAGGCTGCCCTTCTGCAAGGCCAATGTACTTTCCCATGCCTACTGCCTGCATCCAGATCTGATCCGCCTGCCCTGTGGTGACACCAGGGTCAATAACATTTTTGGTCAATTTCTCGTCATCACTAACTTTGGCCTGGACTCTGCACTCATTCTCCTCTCGTATGTACTCATACTGCACTCTGTATTTGCCATTGCATCCCAGAAGGAACGGTTAAAGACACTCAATACGTGTGTATCACACATGTGTGCCGTGCTCACCTTCTATGTGCCCATGGTTGGTGTGTCCATGCTCGCTCGCTATGGGAAGCAAGCCCCACAGTATGTGCACACACTCATGTCCCTTGTCTACCTCTTTGTGCCTCCAATGCTCAACCCTGTCATCTATTCCATCAAAACCAAAGAGATTCGTCGGAGGCTTTGCAAAATACTACTGGGAACAAAGACTTAA